In Malus sylvestris chromosome 15, drMalSylv7.2, whole genome shotgun sequence, a single genomic region encodes these proteins:
- the LOC126602378 gene encoding protein NEN4-like has product MDASTSSSKQGTTEIVFFDIETNVPNRAGQRFWVLEFGAIVVCPQKLVELESYSTLIRPGDLSAVALRSGRSEGITQETVVDAPLFEEVADKIFSILNGRVWAGHNIRRFDCVRIKEAFTEIGRPAPQPVGMIDSLSVLTGKFGRRAGNMKMATLASYFNLGQQKHRSLEDVRMNLEVLKNCATVLFLEASLPGVLNGNWPGSSTITTRSRSSGKLPCREETSRKSPTTTASIGSHRAVPYASRGSLAKMTERVKNLLCRAQGNQPLNNILKHSHSLLR; this is encoded by the exons ATGGATGCTTCTACGTCATCATCCAAACAAGGCACAACAGAGATTGTGTTCTTTGACATAGAAACAAATGTACCCAATAGAGCCGGACAAAGGTTCTGGGTTTTAGAGTTTGGTGCAATTGTAGTTTGCCCTCAGAAGCTTGTTGAGCTGGAAAGCTATAGCACGCTCATTAGGCCGGGGGACTTGTCTGCTGTGGCATTGAGGTCTGGCCGGTCCGAGGGGATCACACAGGAAACTGTTGTAGATGCACCCTTGTTTGAGGAAGTTGCCGATAAGATATTCAGCATTTTGAATGGCAGGGTGTGGGCAGGCCACAACATTCGAAGATTCGATTGTGTTAGGATTAAGGAGGCCTTTACAGAGATCGGTAGGCCTGCACCTCAGCCAGTTGGGATGATTGACTCTTTAAGTGTGTTAACTGGTAAGTTTGGAAGAAGAGCTGGAAATATGAAG ATGGCAACATTGGCATCATACTTCAATCTTGGGCAGCAAAAGCACAG GAGCCTTGAAGACGTAAGGATGAACCTGGAGGTCCTCAAGAACTGTGCAACCGTGCTCTTTTTG GAAGCGAGCCTCCCCGGTGTATTAAATGGAAACTGGCCGGGCTCTTCAACGATCACAACGCGGAGTAGAAGTAGCGGGAAATTGCCATGCAGAGAAGAAACTAGCCGCAAGTCTCCAACAACTACTGCTTCTATTGGTTCTCATAGAGCTGTTCCATATGCCTCAAGGGGGAGCTTGGCAAAG ATGACAGAAAGGGTAAAGAATCTGTTGTGTAGAGCCCAAGGAAATCAGCCTCTTAATAACATCCTCAAGCATTCTCATTCCCTACTACGGTGA